In one window of Ignatzschineria indica DNA:
- a CDS encoding helicase-related protein: MSNMTIPKLLPLVKHCIIYIFFKNEWQRAIVQDFDKLDEIMTLKFIEGKSKFSRIRVKQREYPYYSGFEKGFRVIASTRRVGRSNLEEGIVLDQKNVAGQYLVAVHFFHDDRILWIPFERLSLIRDHARNFEKVKYNNQNNQAEHFRLKTLGYGIQLWNQNTGSLSSLNIDPLPHQINLVHHILQSGNLNWMIADDVGLGKTIETGMLITALKYRGEAKRILLVTPAGLTKQWKEELYYKFSFDDFRIYGDDFIINESREWRMYEHVIASIDRLKSDESRALLSGAGYWDLIIFDEAHRLTRSQYGNRYVSSGRFDVAALLRRHTDNLILLTATPHQGKSDQFQSLLNLLRPELKEEINRLNRNPEILSEMVYRNNKSKVTDLEGRKIFKGQKTYPIHLPVSQDAITFDRKLQEYLRKSAKRSEELGGNIGRAIGFVIAIYRKLAASSIAAILNALIKRQERLLYGSNEEINDEDERFIGEFEERQVNIEKDVKEQFIEGEIEYLDQLIALGEKVRADDQKLQGFLTQVVDPILQENPTEKLVIFTEYLSTQKYLEVALKKRYGGERISLINGSMSLEERQEAIAQFNGDGQFILSTEAGGEGINLQHNCHILVNFDLPWNPMRLVQRIGRIYRYGQMKEVLIFNIFSQGTVDDDIVRLLYQKIDQVVNDLGAISDEFDEGLKHDIFGNIADLVEVDKILDHSIVESKEQTEEKLTMALEDAKVISQKQQELFSYVAQYDANALEREFVITLDHISAFIRGMCRYTGVEIIKEMYDGDIWVLKLPDVLMKKLATRKQNIEVTINHRVKMQRPKTEVMDLNHPLMKYFIDIATSYEFGGANALVCSDLIEGKAVITAIVKWQNLQGTSIHQDMITFALTDDGPRLNPPSFSNWLLTPAENYLSQEHINREKVLPYSLETTINEVLDDAINQKRRETLIPHDQYLLSAAWVKKS, encoded by the coding sequence ATGAGCAACATGACTATCCCAAAGCTATTGCCACTCGTTAAGCATTGCATCATTTATATCTTCTTTAAGAATGAGTGGCAGAGAGCTATTGTTCAAGATTTTGATAAATTAGATGAAATTATGACCCTTAAATTTATTGAGGGAAAGTCTAAATTTAGCCGTATCAGGGTAAAGCAGAGAGAATATCCCTATTACTCAGGTTTTGAAAAAGGTTTTCGAGTCATTGCTAGTACTCGAAGAGTTGGTCGCTCTAATTTAGAAGAAGGGATCGTTCTTGATCAGAAAAATGTAGCGGGGCAATATCTTGTTGCGGTACACTTTTTTCATGACGACCGAATATTATGGATTCCTTTTGAGCGATTGAGTTTGATTCGTGATCACGCTCGTAACTTTGAGAAAGTTAAATATAATAATCAAAATAATCAGGCTGAGCATTTTCGATTAAAAACCTTAGGATATGGAATTCAACTTTGGAATCAAAATACTGGCTCTCTATCATCTTTAAATATTGATCCATTGCCTCATCAGATCAATCTTGTACATCATATTTTACAGTCAGGGAATCTCAATTGGATGATTGCTGATGATGTAGGGTTAGGAAAAACGATTGAGACAGGGATGTTAATCACTGCACTCAAATATCGAGGAGAAGCTAAGCGCATTCTTTTAGTGACGCCGGCAGGATTGACGAAGCAATGGAAAGAGGAACTTTATTATAAGTTTTCATTTGATGATTTTCGTATTTATGGTGATGATTTTATAATCAATGAGTCACGAGAATGGCGAATGTATGAACATGTAATTGCCTCAATAGATCGCTTAAAAAGTGATGAAAGCCGAGCATTATTAAGTGGTGCAGGTTATTGGGATTTGATTATTTTTGATGAGGCACATCGTTTGACGCGCTCACAATATGGGAATCGCTATGTTTCATCAGGACGCTTCGATGTTGCGGCATTATTACGTCGTCATACTGATAATTTAATTTTGTTGACCGCCACGCCACATCAGGGAAAATCTGATCAATTTCAATCATTACTCAATTTATTACGACCTGAGTTAAAAGAGGAGATAAATCGTTTAAATCGTAATCCTGAGATTTTGTCAGAGATGGTTTATCGAAATAATAAATCAAAGGTTACTGATTTAGAGGGGCGTAAAATCTTTAAGGGGCAAAAAACCTATCCTATTCATCTGCCAGTTTCTCAGGATGCGATTACTTTTGATCGAAAACTACAGGAATATCTCCGTAAAAGCGCTAAGCGCAGTGAAGAGTTAGGCGGAAATATTGGTCGAGCCATTGGGTTTGTGATTGCAATTTATCGAAAACTTGCAGCCTCAAGTATTGCTGCAATTCTTAATGCGCTTATAAAACGTCAAGAACGGCTACTTTATGGTTCAAATGAAGAAATTAATGATGAAGATGAGCGCTTTATCGGCGAGTTTGAAGAGCGGCAAGTCAATATTGAAAAGGATGTTAAGGAACAGTTTATAGAGGGTGAGATTGAATATTTAGATCAATTAATAGCCCTTGGTGAAAAGGTTCGGGCGGATGATCAAAAGTTACAAGGATTTTTAACACAAGTTGTAGATCCTATTCTTCAAGAGAATCCGACTGAGAAGCTTGTAATATTTACGGAATACTTATCAACACAGAAATACCTAGAGGTCGCTCTTAAGAAACGTTATGGAGGAGAACGTATCTCTTTAATTAATGGCTCCATGTCTTTAGAAGAACGGCAAGAAGCGATTGCTCAATTCAATGGTGATGGGCAATTTATTCTCTCAACAGAAGCGGGGGGAGAGGGTATTAACCTGCAGCATAATTGTCATATCTTAGTCAATTTCGATCTTCCTTGGAATCCAATGCGCTTAGTGCAAAGAATTGGGCGTATCTATCGTTATGGGCAAATGAAAGAAGTATTGATATTTAATATCTTTTCGCAAGGTACTGTCGATGACGATATTGTTCGCTTGTTATATCAAAAAATTGATCAAGTTGTGAATGATTTAGGTGCAATTAGTGATGAATTTGATGAGGGTCTAAAGCACGATATTTTTGGAAATATAGCAGATCTTGTAGAGGTAGATAAAATTCTTGATCATTCGATCGTAGAATCTAAAGAGCAGACGGAAGAAAAACTTACGATGGCACTTGAAGATGCAAAGGTGATCTCTCAAAAGCAACAAGAATTATTTAGTTATGTTGCGCAATATGACGCAAATGCTTTAGAGCGCGAGTTTGTGATTACTTTAGATCATATTAGTGCCTTTATTCGCGGAATGTGTCGTTATACTGGCGTAGAAATTATTAAAGAGATGTATGACGGTGATATTTGGGTTCTTAAGTTACCAGATGTTTTAATGAAAAAATTAGCAACACGTAAACAAAATATCGAAGTCACAATTAATCATCGAGTAAAAATGCAACGTCCTAAGACAGAAGTGATGGATCTTAATCATCCTTTGATGAAGTATTTTATTGATATAGCAACCTCTTATGAATTTGGTGGGGCGAATGCCTTGGTATGTAGTGATCTCATTGAAGGTAAAGCGGTGATAACAGCGATAGTAAAATGGCAAAATTTACAAGGGACCAGTATTCATCAAGATATGATTACTTTTGCATTAACTGATGATGGTCCTCGACTTAATCCCCCAAGTTTTTCAAATTGGCTCTTAACGCCGGCAGAGAACTACTTGTCACAGGAGCACATTAATAGGGAAAAAGTTTTACCTTATTCTTTAGAAACGACTATTAATGAAGTATTAGATGATGCGATTAACCAAAAGCGACGGGAGACATTAATTCCCCATGATCAATATCTGCTTTCAGCTGCTTGGGTAAAAAAATCATAA
- a CDS encoding N-6 DNA methylase produces the protein MKYRSKFYSVTDSLRSHVEQDSIIEVMVVTAYLFWSNPEATISATQRGEKALQSHFFEAFMQHELEKYFDKENYRRLKLGEIFSFYLKLYEDFGKSKEQFSVVVAEWIFAADIKEQFESVDPGSSSQLMSEIAKLYGEGLVYDGAMGLGRLLYLLNPESFIGKEIMAHIAYLSRLLFTMLGREGDIQIEDALLTEESSYQADIVVSQPPLSMRLKPGINYDEKPYLLITGKVPSSRGDSLWIQESLYHVKEEGRVILQLPPGWFFRGGYDQALRQALIDRNWIETIIYLPQGLLNYTGINTNILILNKSKESATIRLIDTREFGRKGKLGKTYFTEEAVEEIVSLIERKKVGQYDFVKDVELLEIVKQEYNLDSNQYFSEELEIETLNIEKELKQLEKMFEDQQRKQQDFIKKIPYFIKNKGH, from the coding sequence GCAACTCAAAGAGGTGAAAAAGCTCTACAGAGTCACTTTTTTGAAGCATTTATGCAGCATGAGTTAGAGAAATATTTCGATAAAGAGAATTATCGGCGATTGAAATTAGGAGAAATATTCTCTTTCTACTTAAAGCTCTATGAGGATTTCGGGAAATCTAAGGAGCAGTTTTCTGTCGTGGTTGCAGAATGGATCTTTGCAGCAGATATTAAAGAGCAATTTGAATCAGTTGATCCAGGATCTTCATCGCAACTTATGAGTGAGATTGCAAAATTGTATGGTGAGGGTCTAGTTTATGATGGCGCTATGGGGCTAGGAAGGTTGCTCTATCTCTTAAATCCAGAGAGTTTCATCGGTAAAGAGATCATGGCACATATCGCATACTTAAGCAGACTGCTCTTTACAATGTTAGGAAGAGAAGGCGATATTCAGATTGAAGATGCTCTTCTTACTGAAGAGAGTTCTTATCAGGCAGATATCGTTGTATCACAACCTCCGTTATCAATGAGGTTAAAACCAGGAATAAATTATGATGAAAAACCTTACTTATTAATTACTGGAAAAGTACCCTCTAGTCGAGGTGATAGTTTATGGATTCAGGAGAGTCTCTATCACGTTAAAGAGGAAGGACGAGTTATTTTACAACTGCCTCCGGGTTGGTTTTTCCGTGGAGGTTATGATCAAGCTTTACGACAGGCATTGATAGATCGAAATTGGATTGAAACGATTATCTATCTCCCTCAAGGGTTACTAAATTACACAGGAATTAATACTAACATTTTAATCTTAAATAAATCTAAAGAGAGTGCAACCATTCGTTTGATTGATACTCGGGAGTTTGGGAGAAAAGGTAAGCTCGGTAAAACCTACTTTACAGAGGAAGCGGTTGAGGAGATTGTCTCTCTAATAGAGCGTAAAAAAGTTGGGCAATATGATTTTGTGAAGGATGTCGAACTACTAGAGATTGTTAAACAGGAATATAACTTAGATAGTAATCAATACTTTAGTGAGGAGTTAGAGATAGAAACTTTAAATATTGAAAAAGAGCTCAAGCAACTTGAGAAAATGTTTGAGGATCAACAGAGAAAGCAGCAAGATTTTATTAAGAAAATCCCCTACTTTATCAAAAATAAAGGGCATTAA
- a CDS encoding restriction endonuclease subunit S, whose protein sequence is MKNEQKQTILAGKVPAGYQQTEVGIIPEDWEVVKLGDLGSSIIGLTYSPQDVKDFGTLVLRSSNIQNNRLAYKDNVYVNAEIPNRVIVKENDILICVRNGSRSLIGKCALIDKNAEGMAFGAFMSVFRSNSSSFVFYQFQSSLVHNQINEIMGATINQITNKDLERFIISIPTSKAEQTAIAEALSDVDSLLVSLEKLIEKKRAIKTGTMQQLLTGKKRLPAFAQREDGTLKGYKITELGEIPEDWEVKLLLDLSSFKNGIAHEDTVDESGEYILINSKFISTEGQVIKFTSENRQPVFKDDILMVMSDVPNGRAIAKCYLVDENDRYTLNQRICALTAKNIVPKYLFYILNRNKYYLAFDDGAKQTNLRREDVLNCPLIIPPLKEQTAIAEILSDMDAEIEALEAKRTKTEKIKQGMMQELLTGRTRLI, encoded by the coding sequence ATGAAAAACGAACAGAAGCAAACAATCCTCGCCGGCAAAGTACCGGCAGGTTATCAGCAGACAGAAGTAGGCATTATTCCGGAAGATTGGGAAGTTGTTAAGTTGGGGGATTTAGGATCATCCATTATTGGATTAACCTATAGTCCTCAAGATGTTAAAGATTTTGGCACATTAGTTTTAAGGTCTTCTAACATTCAAAATAATAGACTTGCCTATAAAGATAATGTTTATGTCAATGCGGAAATCCCTAACAGAGTAATAGTTAAGGAAAATGATATTCTTATCTGTGTTCGTAATGGAAGTAGAAGCTTAATTGGAAAATGTGCTTTGATAGATAAAAATGCTGAGGGGATGGCTTTTGGTGCCTTTATGTCAGTTTTTAGATCTAATAGCTCTTCATTTGTCTTTTATCAATTTCAATCTTCTCTAGTACATAATCAGATTAATGAAATAATGGGCGCTACAATAAATCAGATTACAAATAAAGATCTTGAACGTTTTATTATTAGCATTCCAACAAGTAAAGCTGAACAAACCGCCATTGCCGAAGCGCTTTCTGATGTGGACAGTTTATTGGTTTCGCTTGAGAAGCTGATCGAGAAGAAGCGCGCGATTAAAACCGGCACAATGCAACAATTACTGACCGGCAAAAAGCGCTTGCCGGCATTCGCCCAACGAGAAGATGGCACACTGAAAGGTTATAAAATAACGGAATTAGGCGAGATCCCGGAGGATTGGGAGGTTAAGTTATTACTTGATTTGAGTAGTTTTAAAAATGGAATTGCTCACGAAGATACTGTTGATGAATCTGGAGAATATATTTTAATTAATTCTAAGTTTATTTCGACAGAAGGGCAGGTTATTAAATTCACTTCAGAAAATCGTCAGCCCGTATTTAAAGATGATATTTTGATGGTAATGAGTGATGTACCAAATGGGAGGGCAATTGCTAAATGCTATCTGGTTGATGAGAATGATCGTTATACTTTAAATCAGCGTATTTGCGCGTTGACTGCTAAAAATATAGTTCCAAAATATTTGTTTTATATTTTGAATAGAAATAAATATTATTTAGCCTTTGATGATGGAGCAAAACAAACAAATTTACGTAGAGAAGATGTTTTAAATTGTCCTTTAATAATTCCCCCACTTAAAGAACAAACCGCCATTGCCGAAATCCTATCTGATATGGATGCCGAAATTGAAGCGTTAGAAGCAAAACGCACCAAAACGGAGAAGATCAAGCAGGGAATGATGCAGGAGTTGCTCACTGGTCGGACGAGGTTGATCTAA
- a CDS encoding type I restriction-modification system subunit M, translating into MAIKKTELYSSLWASCDELRGGMDASQYKDYVLTMLFLKYVSDKYKNDPFGMIVIPEGASFDDISHLKNDKEIGDKLNKIISKIAEENDLKTVIDVADFNDEDKLGKGQDMVDRLTKLIGIFEGLDLSSNRADGDDLLGDAYEYLMRHFATESGKSKGQFYTPAEVSRILAKVIGINEGTSQDQTVYDPTCGSGSLLLKAADEAPRGLTIYGQEMDNATSALARMNMILHDNATAKIWKGNTLSEPEWKEDNGQLKQFDFAVANPPFSSKNWTNGLNPANDPYKRFEWGVPPEKNGDYAFLLHILKSLKSTGKGAVILPHGVLFRGNAEARIRENLVKQGYIQGIIGLPANLFYGTGIPACVIVIDKAGAASRDSIFMIDASRGFIKDGNKNRLRSQDVQKIVDVFTQGLEVPKFSRRVPLAEVAENEYNLNIPRYIDSSEPEDQHDLFAHLNGGIPNRDIDSLSAYWDLFPSLRRELFKSMDGDYSEAIIPPMEVKQAILNHEEFQTFAKESLAPFEAWAIESDLPSIAVGDQPKAFIHRISQSLLAHYADRQLLNQYDIYQLLMDYWSDTMQDDLYILTQDGWSAGNRLRELVVKKGEKSKESPDLTINKKNYKADLIPPALIAKRYFNAEQEAVTEAQSALDTITQTLESFIEEHSGEEGLLAEAMTDKEKVTKTSVTQRLKIATDPEEQAVLKEAKKYFDQETKAKSDLKKAIEALDLAVFKKYPALTESEIKTLIIEDKWLQTLRNNIIAEIERITQRLANRVKELEERYAESLPMIDLEVKTLEAKVTEHLKAMGLTWEQ; encoded by the coding sequence ATGGCGATTAAAAAGACAGAGTTATACTCCTCCCTATGGGCAAGTTGTGATGAACTTCGTGGAGGAATGGATGCGAGTCAATATAAGGATTATGTATTGACAATGCTCTTTTTGAAGTATGTATCAGATAAGTATAAAAATGATCCGTTTGGAATGATTGTTATTCCTGAAGGTGCGAGTTTTGATGATATCTCTCACTTAAAAAATGATAAAGAGATTGGTGATAAACTCAATAAAATCATCAGTAAAATTGCAGAAGAGAATGATCTAAAAACAGTCATTGATGTAGCAGACTTTAATGATGAAGATAAGTTAGGTAAAGGCCAGGATATGGTCGATCGTTTAACTAAACTGATCGGAATATTTGAAGGGCTTGATCTCTCTTCAAATCGTGCCGATGGGGATGATCTTCTTGGGGATGCGTATGAATACCTTATGCGCCATTTTGCGACAGAGTCCGGGAAGTCGAAAGGACAGTTCTATACGCCGGCGGAAGTGTCGCGGATCTTGGCAAAAGTGATTGGGATTAATGAGGGAACCTCTCAAGATCAGACTGTGTACGACCCAACATGCGGTTCCGGCTCTCTACTCTTAAAAGCCGCTGATGAAGCGCCCCGAGGATTAACCATCTACGGGCAAGAGATGGATAATGCCACAAGTGCATTAGCGCGTATGAATATGATTCTGCATGATAATGCAACGGCAAAAATCTGGAAGGGTAATACCCTTTCGGAGCCAGAGTGGAAAGAGGATAATGGGCAGTTAAAGCAGTTTGATTTTGCTGTGGCAAACCCACCTTTCTCAAGTAAAAACTGGACAAACGGGCTTAATCCGGCAAATGACCCTTACAAACGTTTTGAATGGGGAGTTCCCCCAGAAAAAAATGGGGATTATGCTTTTTTACTCCATATTCTTAAGAGCCTAAAAAGCACAGGTAAAGGAGCCGTAATTTTACCGCATGGTGTTCTCTTTAGAGGCAATGCCGAAGCGCGTATTCGGGAGAATCTTGTTAAACAAGGCTATATTCAAGGCATTATTGGTTTGCCGGCAAACCTCTTTTATGGAACGGGGATTCCTGCCTGTGTGATTGTGATTGATAAAGCCGGTGCAGCATCGCGCGACTCGATCTTTATGATTGATGCCAGCCGTGGATTTATTAAAGATGGCAATAAAAATCGTCTTCGCAGTCAAGATGTGCAGAAAATTGTCGATGTCTTCACCCAAGGTTTAGAGGTGCCGAAATTTAGCCGGCGCGTTCCGCTTGCTGAGGTTGCCGAGAATGAGTATAACCTCAATATTCCGCGCTATATCGACTCGAGTGAGCCCGAAGATCAGCACGATCTCTTTGCTCATCTCAATGGCGGGATTCCTAATCGTGATATCGATTCACTCTCTGCCTATTGGGATCTTTTCCCCTCTCTACGCCGGGAGCTTTTTAAGTCGATGGACGGGGATTATAGTGAGGCGATTATTCCGCCGATGGAGGTAAAGCAGGCGATTCTCAATCACGAAGAGTTTCAAACTTTTGCCAAAGAGAGCTTAGCGCCCTTTGAAGCGTGGGCGATCGAGTCTGATTTGCCGAGCATTGCCGTAGGTGATCAGCCGAAAGCCTTTATTCATCGTATTAGTCAAAGTCTCTTAGCCCATTATGCCGATCGTCAGCTTCTGAATCAGTATGATATCTATCAGCTTTTGATGGATTACTGGAGCGATACAATGCAGGATGATCTCTACATCTTAACGCAAGATGGCTGGAGCGCCGGCAATCGTCTACGGGAATTAGTGGTGAAGAAGGGGGAAAAGTCAAAAGAATCCCCCGATCTGACAATTAATAAGAAAAATTACAAAGCCGATCTTATTCCGCCGGCACTTATTGCTAAGCGCTATTTCAATGCTGAACAAGAAGCGGTAACGGAGGCACAATCTGCCCTTGATACCATCACGCAGACGCTTGAGAGTTTTATCGAGGAGCATTCCGGCGAAGAGGGATTGTTGGCAGAAGCGATGACGGATAAAGAGAAAGTGACGAAAACATCGGTGACTCAACGCCTGAAAATAGCAACAGATCCTGAAGAGCAAGCGGTTCTTAAAGAGGCAAAAAAATATTTTGATCAAGAGACAAAGGCAAAATCAGATCTAAAAAAAGCGATCGAAGCGCTTGATTTGGCGGTATTTAAGAAATATCCCGCATTAACGGAGAGCGAAATTAAGACCTTAATCATCGAAGATAAATGGCTACAAACACTACGCAATAACATCATCGCCGAGATCGAGCGCATTACCCAGCGCTTAGCTAATCGTGTAAAAGAGTTAGAAGAGCGTTACGCCGAATCTTTACCAATGATTGATCTTGAAGTGAAAACCCTTGAGGCAAAAGTCACAGAGCACCTCAAAGCAATGGGCTTAACGTGGGAGCAGTAA